Within the Opitutaceae bacterium TAV5 genome, the region CGTCCGAACTGCCCTTGATCGCGACTCGGAGGCTGTCTTCGCTCTCAAGGTTGAATGCGCCCAGCCGGGGACCGGCGAGCGGCACTTCGATCAGAATGCTGCCGAGTCGACCATCGCTACTGCCGTGGAACGGCCGGAGCGGCACCCAAGCCCGCACCGCCTGTTCCACGGTTTCGAAGGCGGGCTGACCATAAACGACCAGAGGGCCGGCAGAACTCAAGTGCCCACGGTGGCGCGTCGCGAGTTCGATCAGGTATTTCGGAGCCGACTCCAAGTCTTCAGCGGCCACCAGTTCCATCGAGGCCGTGTTATTCACCTCCACGGGAAAACCCTTGAGAACCTCGAACGATGTCGAGATCGCAGCCTGCTCGAATTGGTGCAGCAGGTTTCTCGCTGAAATCGATTCCTGTGCGAGGCGGAGTTCGCCATACGTCTGGAGCAACGGAACCACCGGCGAGCCCGAGTTTGCCCCGTAGTGCGCGATGATGAGTTCGTTTCGGTCTGGCGCCTTCCGTTGAGAGAGCGCGACGCGGGCGTTCAATGTCCTCTCTAGGTCACACAATCCGGGCAAGGCTAGCCGTTCTGCCAACGTTTTAAGAGGAACGTTGCTTTCTCTCATGCGTCTGCGAAGTGATGCACCCCGGCTCGTGAGGGCTTGTTCTGATGGGTGGTGATCATGGTGAGTAACAGTGACGCCGGGATACCCCTTTGCCGAGACGTTTCTCTTCTAATCACGTCACCTTCAGGTGTAGTTCATGGTGTATGGAGTCCTGCCCACTTTTTCGCGGGTTTCAACTCAGCCGCTTGTGTTACCTGCCTCTTGCACGCGGTCGATCGTGCATCCCGGTTTCGGGCTCTTCGTCGAACGCCCTGGCTTGATCCAGCAGTCGGTCATAGGTCATAACGTCCACCTCGGCCTGGGTCAGATAAGCGGACTTTTTCCCTAATTCCGCTTTAGATAAAGAGTCTCTCCTGCCGATCACGATGTGATAGTCCCATACGATCCATTGGCACGGATCGTAAAGTGGCATCCCGGTGGTGTCGGTTGGCTCCTCTCCTTTCCGACCGAAGACCAGCTCCCGCTGGCTGAATACCTTGGCCAGCTCTCGGAGAACCTCTTCCCGATGCTTTTCCACGAAGATCTTCCAGGCTGAGATTTGGGCGAGCGCACCGTTGAATCGTTTGGCGGCAACGCCGTTCTGGGTAAAAAGCCGCTCTCCCGGCGGCTCCAGTTCGACGAAATGGAAACAGCAGGCGCCTGAGAACGCACCAAAAGCAACGAAGTCCGCCACAAAATCGGTCCCAAACTTAAACTGGCTGATCACCTGGTTCGGATAAACAATCCCATGCAGGCATGCGGACAAAACGAGCGGATGCTTCGTCAGCCAGCGTTGCACTGGACGTTCGGTTGACGCCCGATTGAGTGTCGCGCGAAAACTCTTTTCCAGTTGTGCCACCGTCTCGACTCATGGAGATCCCTATTCGATACGGCAAGCCCGGGCACGCGCATCGCGCCAAGCTCACGCGATCAAATCACGAAAAGCGGCGACACCTCATGCGTAGGCAGAACCAGCGCAAGCTGACGCACGGGCCGGCTCAGTGCGACATACAGCAGGCATCGATGCTGCGGCTTGTCCGCGAAGTGCGCCTTATCGCACGGTAAAACCAGCACACGGTCGCACTCCAATCCCTTCGCCTTGTGAACCGTGCTGATCGCCTTCCTAGGTGGCGCGGGACGCATGGCGGAGCGCCGTCGCGTAAGTTCAGCATGGCCCTGCGCCATGTCGGGGAAACCGCCAAGTTGAATCGCTTCGCGATATTCCCGCTGATGGTCTATTTTGATACCGGAAAATGCCGCCTCCTCCGCCGCAAGCTCCTCCACGCGATGGAGCATGGTAGCCACCCCATTATGTGTGGGGTCGGCAAGCACCATGCGGGCGAGCTCCTGTATGAACGCAGGCTTGCCACGTCGAGGCTTGCTTGCCCCGGTCCTCACCTCCTCCGCGAACGGATTGCCAAATGCGCTCGCGGAGAAACCCACGGCGACACGATCAAGAAATGCCAACACGGCCGCTGCCACCTCTGCGGGCTTCCCCGCGTGAGCCGTCACTGTCCGAACGAGAACGTCGAGAGCCCCACGAGTATGCCCCTCCCAAATCGGCAATCTGCGGTTGAAGACACCACGCAGGCAACCGACCGTCCGGTTTTGCGGAGCCAACACGAGGAGCGCGCCCTCCGGATCGAGGAATTTGTCGATGGGCACGCGCTCTTTTCCATCCAATCGATAATTTCCGTAACCCGAGGCGTAATTGTCCGCTCGAAAAACCGTGAGTCCCGCCGGCAGCTTGCCGCGCAGGTCGATGGGCCTATCTGCCCGCAACATCTCGCGAGCATGCTGAATCCATTCACCCAATTGAGGTGCTGCTTTTTCCCACCGTCGCCCGACATCGAGCCGCTCGGCGGCTTGAGCCTCCGCGCAAAGGGCCTTCCACTGTGCTTGCGCTGCGGTGAATTCATCCTTTTTCCCGTAAATGCTCTGCATCGGATCGCCGAAGATTCGTAAACGCGCACCGGCGTCCCGCAGCTTCATGACCAACCCATGTTGATGTGCGCTCGAATCCTGATGCTCGTCACAAAGGACGACGGGATACCGCCGGACCAACGCAGCGGCAATTTGCGGTGCCCGGCCGACTAATTGATCCACCCGCTGCGCCACTTGATCGTAACCATCATCCGATTGCCGCGCCCATGCACTCACATCCGCCGGGAGATCAATTGCACGATGATAGGCAGTGCCGATCTCCACGATGAGGCTGTCAATGGTGCGGATCTCCGCGTCCTGTGTGCCCGAGAGCCGCTTGGCGATGACATCGCAGGCGGCATGGGTGTGAGTTAAAATAAGCATCCGGCCCGGCCGCAGCCCGGCCGCGCAGGCGCCGGCAAAGGTCGCCGCTTGGTAAGTCTTGCCACATCCGGCCGGCGCTTCCACGACGACGAGACATGCGTCCGAGCGAAGTGCGTCTGCGGCGCTCTTTTCACTCATGCCGTCAAATCCTCGATCGCCGACAACCCTGAGCTTGTGCGGATCGCATTGAGGAACGGCAAAATCACGGGCTTCAGCTGCGGCCACAATTTCATCACCATGACCTTGTCAGCCAGTTCGTAACCGCCTCGACGGGACTTAAACCACGATTGCGCGTGCGCCTGATAGGATCGCTTAACGGACTTTTCCGCCCCCTTCTTATCATCCGGGACAGTTCCGCAGCAGGCCTCGACCATCACTCTGCGCAGATCCACTCCCGCCTTCGCCGAAATCACGGCAAAACTCTTGTCCTCTAATCCGAGCCGATCAGCGAGCGTGCGCAACCGGACACCCGTCAACTGGTCCTCGGAGTCACGGATAAATGCCTCGATCTGGGTATCATCGAGGCAGGCAATAATCTCCTCTTCCAAACAGCCCTTTTCCCATCGGCAGAGTTTGTCGCCGAGGTTCTTTTTGGTTTCGGCCCACCGGCCGGAATGCAAGCCCTCGTTGTCGGCCATTCCGCCAAAGGCTAGCCCTGCCTTGCCCAATGCTTGGAGAAGGTCGAGCGCCCCCTCGTTGCTGCCAGCATCGGTGATATGGATGCCGTGGTCAGCAAGCGGAACGTCGATTGTTCTCTTGAGCAAAGCGGCCACGAATCCAACCTCCGTCGCACCTTCCGCGACCACGGTGAAACGGGACAAAAAAGCCTCCGGATCCTTGAGCAACTGCCGCTGGAGCGCCGCACCGGCGAGCGGCCCGATGTTTCCGCCAGCATCGAGATACCAAAACGCGCAACCTTCGGCTGCCTCCAAGGCCGCCGCGCTATGGGTGGTTACAAAAACCTGAGATGTCGCGTCCTTCAACGCACGGACCAACTTACGCTGACGATAGCATTCCAATCCGCGTTCCAATTCATCCACCAATGTGATGGGCGAACGATCATGCAATGCCCCGGCGATAGTAAGCGATGCCAGCCGACGCGTTCCGGCACCCCAGCTGACAAGCGGCAGTGACGTGCTTCCTTTCGGCGCGGTGAGCCCGATCAAAGCGTTTAACGACATGCCGGCTCCGCCGGTGATACCAAGGCCCAGCGGTTCCGGCAGGGCATTTCCTTTGAATGCGGTGTTCAATTGCCCGAGCGCCTTTTTGGCATTTTCGGCGAGCAGTTCGTCCACGGGATCGTCCGCGAGTTCGCGCGCCGCTCGCGCCCGAAATCCCTTGTCATCGAGCATTCGGTCGAGTGCGGAACCTTGCACCAAGCGAAGATCACGATCGTTGCGGTCTTCGCCGGAAAGCCGCACCAAGCCAATGGCACGCCGGAGCGTAGCCGGCAGCGAATTGGTCTCGTTGTCGGGTTGAACCACCTCATAAGCGAGTTCGAGATCGGCGGTGCCCCGCACGCGGAACCGGTAGACAGGTTCGCCACCGGTGGCGCCTTCGACAGCCGCCGGCACGATGTCCTTGCCGTCCCAATGCCAAGGCCAATTCATCTGTTTCTGATGGCTGACCGGAATCCCATCTGAGAGTGAGAGAATACCCTCGATCAAAAACTCCTTCTCGACATCACGCTCCCAATAGTCGGTGTCGCTGATCGAATAGCTCGCGTTGGGGCTGAGCAGGAGCGCGATAGCTTCGAGAATGGTTGTCTTGCCTGCATCGCCTCCACCGAGGACGAAATTAACGCCCGGCACCGGATCCCACGTCAACGACTTGATGCCACGGAACCGCTCTATGGTCAAACGTTTGAGAGTCGTAGGTTTTGAGGGGGTAGCCGAGGCGCTCATGAACTCGACCTTAGTGTAGTCGACAAGCGACTCAAGCGCAGGTAGAAACAAACCGCCTTCCGGTTCAGTCGCAGTAGTTGAACCACAAGGGCTGTCCGTCCCAGAGAAAGAACGTTTTCCGTTCGGCAATAAAACCAATGCCACCAGCGCAGGAAGATGTCTCCTTGCGGGCGGTGACCCGAGCCAGCTCAGTCCATCTCGCACTGGCTGTGATCTCGGGAATCTCCTGACCGACCTGACTGTCACCGGTTACCTGCCTGGCACCGATCGGACGAAGAATTGCCTCAAAAGGGAAATCCGCCTCCACCACGGCAAAATCGTTTGTCGTCATATTGACCCCGCCCCGATGCACGACGATCTTCCCAACAAGTTCGGGAGGTGGCGCTGACAAGGGCACAAGCGGCGGCCCATCCGCGCCGGTCTGATAAAATTTTTCCAACCGTTTCGAAATATCTAAACACCATTCCGCCACTTTGCCGGACTCGGCTGTTTCGATAGTCGGTAGGTCAATCTCGTTTTCCATACTGATGGCGAACTTGCGTGCCCCCGGTAAAAATCGCGAAGTAGTCGCAAAGATGGCATGCTTGGCCCTTTCTTTCACGGCATGCCCGAACAACGCTGCGACCGCTTCAAGCCCAATGGGCTTGCGCGTATATCGGCGTGCTTGGACGATCGTTACCAGCTCAGGCACGGTGGCGCTTTGATATAGGCGAATATCGATCCCACCGTCATTTCGCCCAGGCCCCAATTCGGTGAAAAAACCTTGATTGCGAAAAATTGAGTCGAGGAATTGTTCATATTGCCTCCACGTGAGGCGCTTCAAATCCTCCGGCTTCTGGCCAAAGTGTTCGAAAACTTCAGCGTGGATATCGTAGAGACGACGACTGGCGAGTTCCTGCACCCAGCGCCACCGCTCCATAATCAAGAACTCCTGCTGCAGCTGCTCATCCTCTTGATAGAGAACAATGATGTAGTGGTTCTCTAGTGAATACCAAAATCCGTGGCGTTTGAGGATAGCGTGAAATTGATCCTCGTGTTTCTCACTCGTGCCCCACCTGAGGATCTCGCCAAGAGATCCCTCGCTGATGATAAGGAGAACTTCCGCCAATCGAGGGCGCTCTCGGCGATAGACGAATGGTTCGAAGAATGACGTGTCGAACCAAAGCTTCCGTCTTTTCGCCCATGCTTCTATATCACCTCGCAGCGCATTCAACTGAGCCCGTCGTGCAACCTCTTGAACCGGGGACCTGACCAATTCTGACAGATGAGGCGTCGGAACGCGTTTTCACGACGGCAAGTCCTCCAAGCGATCGGAGATAAACGGCTTCGCATTGTCGCGTTTACCCTCACTGTTCTCGTGGGCATGGATGGCGAGCACGAGGTAGATCAACGCAGCCCGACTGCACCGCAGGAGTCGCAGAGTTCGGCGCTGCAAGAGTTCTTCAGGCACATTAAAGGCAAGGTCCTTGCTCCAGAACTGTTCCGGCATGGAGGTCACTCGCAAAAACTGATGTTCGAGCCGGTTTCGGATTCGCACCAAGTCTTGGGCATCAGGCTCCATTGCTGCCACGAACTCCGATCCGGTCTCCGAAAAATCTTTGGCCAGCCAAAACAAACCGCGCAGCGGTAAATTACGTGTCGGGATCGCAGGATTGAGCCGTCGCGGCTCCCCCTTCCTGTCCTCGAACCAGACCGTGCGCAGCGTTACCTTATGCGGCGGTAGCCCAAGACGGAGGTAGGCATTCAGAAAAACCGCAATCTTGTCCAAGAGCGAATAAGACGAACGAAACGCGAACTTCAATTTTTCGATCCCAATCCCAAACACCGCGCCATCCCGGGCGTCCAGCAGCCGCAGGCCGCGATCCGCCATCGCCGATGCGTCATCATGAAGAGATTCATAGGCCAGCCATCGTGCCGCGGCGAACTCCTGTTTCAGCTGATTGAAAAAACCATGGAAGGCAGTTCCGACTGCCCGTTCCATAACCATAGTGGGCAAGTGCAGAAAATCATTCGCTGCTACCGGATAAGAACCAAGATCGTTCAGTGTGTTAATGAAAAGTCGCTCATTCAGAATCCAACGACGAAAATGTTTTTCCTTCTCGTTCGCACCAAGATCGAACCCGTCGAGATCGAAGCGTTTTAATCCTGGTGCGAACCCGCAAACATCCAACTCCGCAACTCTCGCTTCGAAAAACTTCCGGGATTCGCCCTCGAGTTCCTGATTCAAGGCCGCTGTAAAATCATCACGAGCCTGCGACAAAAACATGGCCCGATGCCCTGTATCGTAGTCGTAGTTTGAATAAGTGGCGAAGACCTGTCCGCGATTCGCCAGCGCCATTCCAAACCGAGGGTAGCGGGCGAGCGCACGGTCATAGTAACCGATGGATTCAACGGTTCGGCCAAGCACGCTCATTAGATTCCCGAGATTGGTCAGGATCTGCAGCTGCCTGCCTGGCGGAAATTCCGGATGATCGCTGGCGCGCAAAGCGCGCCGAAGGCAGACCGCCTCCTGTTCAAATTCGGGCTGCTCCCAAACCCAAACATCATCGCCTCGCTTCGTCCGTAATCGGCGTAAGGCGTGCCAAGCGTTTGCCTCGTAGTAATCAAGATGACCAACGCCCAATGCGGAGCAATTGGCTCGGAAGGTCTTGATCAAAGCAATGGCATGTTCGACCCCTGCTTGGCTGCCACAATCGTCAGCGGCATCAACCAACTCGGCCAGCCGCTGTAAGGCTTCCGCTTCGGGTTGCCCACCCAAGGTGGAGCGGGTCAACATGGCGGCAACAATATCTTCGGGCTTCATGCTCGTGAAACCATAGCATGCCTAGGCTTTAGTGAATACGAACAGATTGTGCGCATATTCCAATTGCGGCGGCAGGGCTGATCCGCGACAGAAGCCACATGGCCCGCGTTAAAATCCCCTCCGATATTCCCAAGGACGGCAAGCTGCCGGTCACCAAACTCGACGCTGCGGTCCGTCAGCTGGAAACGGCAATCACCCTCTGGTTTGCTGACGGTGATCCTGTTTCCATTTGCACGCTCAGTGCCGCCGCACATGAAATCATCGATTCGCTCAACGCCGGATTCGGTGGTAGTCCGACAATGCTGCAGGGGCATAACATCCGTCCGGAAATGAAGGATCTGGCGCTGGCACTCTTCCGACAATCCCCAAATTTCTTCAAGCATGGCGGAAAGGACCCGCATGAGACGCACTTTTTTTCAGTAAAGGGGCAAGTAGCGATGCTGGCGGACGCCGTCGCAACCTACAATTCTTGGAAAATTGGGAAACGGCCAATCTTCGAAGTCTTCATCGGCTGGTTACTACTTTCTCAACCCAATTTCTTCATGAATGCGGCGGAAGTTACGAATATGACTCCCCCAGAAGCCGCGATGATCGTGCGCGCCGGTAAGCTGAATTACTACAACATGGCATTGGCGGTTCAAACCCGGAAACTGGCTGGAGTGTAATTTCTCCATGGTTAGCGCAGTTTTCCAAACCAGAGAAATCCCAGCAGTGACAGAATGTTTTGCACACGATGCAAGGGACAGCATTCTCTCCGCAGGGATTGCCTGCTGTTAGTGGCAAACTCAGCACCGTCGCCATTGCATGCCATGGGATGACGATGATTTAGGCCGCTGACGCTGTCGGAATTTTGATCACCCCTTGTTCAATCGCCTTTTGCACTAGTTCGACAAGCTTGGCCACATCCAGCGCTGGCGTGGCCATAGCAGTCTCGGTTGCGAAGAAAGATGTGGGCTCAATCTTGCTCGAAACATAGTATTTCCGAGTGAGGCCGATGGTCGAGTGTCGCAAGCCGACGCTTGCTGCGAAAATGCCGTGCCGTTGCGCCAAATGGGAACCAAATTCCTTTCGCAGCGTGTGAATGCGGTTTGTGAAGCGTGTGATGCCCTTCGTCTTCAACCATGCACAAAGCGCCGTGAAGTCTTTCTTGCAACGGTAATGGCGCTGAGGCGCATCCAGCCGTGGAGGAACATCGGACGCCAGGACGAACTCATCACGACTTTCGGATGCATGCTCGCGCAGCTTTTGGGCGAAACGCAGTTCCAGTTGAATCTTGCCGACCGAGGAATCGCTTTTCAGCCGGCTGTATTTGGTCGGCGCCACCGTCACCGTTCCCGAAGGCAGGTCCACATGCGACCACGGCAGCTTGTCGATTTCGTTGCGCCGCATCCCGGCTCCAATCGCGAGAATGAAGATGATGATCTGATTTCCCGAGAGCTCCTTGAAGGCGTCCTCGATCAGTTGCTTGGCATCCACCTCCGAGATGTAGAAAAAATCCGACTCCCGCTCCGACAGAAGCTCGACACCTGCAAACGGCAGCGGGTCAGGCAAGGCGAGATTTGGGCATTTCGTGAGCACCCGCTTGAGCACTCGTTTGGCGAAGAGCGAACGTGCGTTGCGAATGAAGCTGTTCGCGGTGTGCTCGACGCGCACGCGAGCCTCGGTCCCCGCCGGCCGACGGGCCACGTAGGCGTCGCGCCATTCCACCACCCGCTCGGGCGTGATCGTGTTGAGCAAAATCTTGTCAACCATCTGGCGCCACTTGGACGGCTTTCGGCCACCGGTGTATTTGTCGGTTCCGGTCAGGGTGATGCCGCGGATGCTCGCCGCGATCCGGCGGAACAGCGCGGCATAACCGTTGAGCGTCATGGGATGAAGCTGACCGTGTTGGGCTACGATTGCGATGTAACCGCCGACCGTCAGGTCACAGAGCTCCGACTCAAACGCCGGCTTGAACTTTTTCCGTGTCGCATCCCAGCCATGCAACCGGAGGTGTTGATCGATTTCACGCGCCAGTTTCGCGGCGGCGTCGAGATCGGCCCCCAGCTCAAACCATTCGCGGTGCCGACGGCATTGAATCCGGATGAGGTATTGCGGCGCCGCATCGGCCCCATAGTATTTCCGGGTGTTGCGCTGAATGCGCTGTTTCAAGCGGGCGAGGCTGCCATGCGTGGTGGTTGGGGCGGCGGAATTCTTGCCCACTTCTTGCCCACTTTTTTGACTTTGCCGGGTGGTTTCGTTTTCGAGCGACTTTTTCATGATGGGACGACTTTTCCCCGTAAGTCGTTGTCTCGCCGAGTCGACAAAGCGGACATGCTTGCCGAAAAAGCGGACATCTCACGAGGCTGTCCCTATCCATAACGCCGACTTAAAATGCGCTGTCCGAAAGGGCTTGCGGGTTCGAGTCCCGCTCCGGGCACCAAATAGAACTCCGTGAGATTTGTTGGCTAAAGGATCAGCAACAATCCAAGCTGTTACCATACACCCATGCCAATCACGTTTAAGGACATCGAAAAGGCCGACAGCGGAGCGCAGTTCTTTAACGCCGACCTACATGTCCATTCCTTCGGCGGCTCCCACGACGTAAAAGATGCCTCGATGACCATCGAGGCGATCGTGGACGAGGCGGTTAAACTTGGGATAGGCATTCTCGCCATCACAGATCACAACGCCGACACGAATACGCAGAAGTCTATAGAATACGCGCAGAAATATTCCGGCCAACTTCTGGTGTTGGCAGGCGTAGAGATTTCCACGGCGAACGGCCATTTGCTCGTTTACGCCGCACCCGACAAGGCAATCGCGATACGGAACCTGCTAGGAAAGATCAACCTCGTGGGAAAGCCGGGCGATCAAGACGCGCACACGGCGATGTCGATGGCAGACGTAATTAAGGAAGCGGCTCACCTAGGCTGCGTCTCAATCGCGGCGCACATCGACCGCGCGAAGAGCGGCTTCGAGATGTTCACGCCGGGCTACCAGAATTGGAAGAAAGACGTGCTGCTTAGCCCAGGTCTCTACGGGCTCGAATGCGACGACGCGGCGCACCTCTGCTGGTATTCCGACACGGACGAGGCAACCGACGATGGCGCAAATCGGAGAAAGCTCTGTGCCGCCCGCGTAGCGTCTCCCGCCACGATGGGGCGCCCCGAACTTGCCCATGTTCAAGGATCAGACGCGCATTCGCTTAAAGCATTCGTCGCCGGCCGCGCTGGCAAGCTGCTCACCCGGTTCAAGCTGAACGAGCTGACTTTCGACGCGTTCCGCATCGCGCTGATAGACCCCGATGCGCGCGTCCGCGCGGTCGCTACGATCCCACGATCTTTGCCGCGCATCCTCGGCATGCACGTGTCGGGCGGATTCCTCGACGGAGAGACATACCACTTCAGCAGCAACCTTAATTGCTTTATCGGAGGGCGGGGCACCGGAAAGTCCTCCGCTCTCAAGACGCTGGCCCACGGCCTCGGGATCGACGACGAGTTGGAGGGACACGACAACTGTCCTGGGACGGTCGTCGTGTATTGCGAAGACGAAAACGATACTCGTTACCGCTACGAACGCGTGCAGGGCGGGCAGCCTATCGTTAAGGCAAAGGACGAGGGGACCATCGTCGATGTGCCCTTGGATGCCTTCAGGGTTGAGTATTATCGGCAGGGCGAATTGGCCGAGGTCGCCGACAACCCGCTTAAAGCCCCGCTTCTCTTGCAGGAGTTCCTCGACCGGCATCTCACGCTATCGGATTTGCTCAGCAAGGAAACCCAACTGGTGGCGGCGCTCGCGCAGAACAGCGCGCAGCTCATCCCGCTTGAAGGGAGTTCGGCACAACTGAAGGAGAAGAACCGGCTACTCGGAGAGGTTAACAAGAAGCTCGCGATTGCGGAGGAGGGAAAGCTCAAGGAAATCGCCGCCGAGCAGGGCCAGCTCACGGGCGAGAAGAGCCTCGGCACGTCGCTCGCTGAGGTGCGGGACAGCTATAAGCTGGGAATCTCGCTTTCAGTCCTTGAGCGCGACTACGCGGCCATCGAGGCCGTCGCGAAGCCGATAACTGCTTCGCCCGAGAGCGCTGCGGCGCTCCTCAAGGTGAAGGAGGCGATAGACAGAGTTAACGCCATGCTCGCAGCGAAGGCAAAGGAGATCAACGCCGCCCTGAAGATGGAATCTGACGCCGTTACCGCGGCGCTCGCCGAGCTGAGGACCGCGCAATCGACTCTAGAGGCGAAACTAAACGGGAAGATAACCGACCTCCAGAAGAAGGGCCTTGCGGGAAATATCGTGGAGCTTAACACGCTCCTCAAGCAGAAGACCGCGCTCGCGCTCGAGATCACGAAGATCAACGGGCAGTCGCCTCAGCTTAAACAGCTGCGCAAAGACCGCACGGAATACTTGGCTTCCCTCGCGGCAGTCCGCGGGGAGATAACCCAGCGGCGAAAGGCCCAGTTGGCTTCAATCAATCAGAACCTGAGTAAGACCATCCAGGACTATCTCGTCTACGTTCACTACGAACCGTCCGGCATCATCGACGAGTTCAAGGAGTTCATCTTGGACGCGATGCAGGGCACCCACTTCAGGGAGGACGCCGCCGCGGCGCTCTGTTCGAAGATGTTTCCCTCCGACTTGGCAAAGCTTGTCTGGGATCAGGACAAGGTGGGGATCGCCGCCGCCGGGGGCATGGATGCGGCATGGGCTCAGGAATTATGCAAAAAGCTTTTCTTTTATGACAAGCTGCACGCGCTCGAAGCGATGTGGAAGGCCCCTTGCCCGGTCATTACGGTGAAGACCAAGGGCACGGTGGTTAAGACCATCCCCGTGAACCAGCTTTCCGACGGCCAGAAGCACACGATCATGCTCACCATCGCGATGCTCGCGGAGTCCAATATCCCGCTCGTCATCGACCAGCCGGAAGACGACCTCGACAATGCCTTCATCTTCTCGGCCGTCGTGAAGGTCCTGCGTGCGATTAAGGAAAGGCGGCAGGTGGTGCTCGTCACGCACAACGCAAACATCGCTGTGCTTGGCGACGCGGAGCTGTTGCTCCCGATGCGGCGCGCGGACGATGGCGGAAAGGCGTTCGACCGCGGCGCTATAGATAAAACCGAGACGAAGGCCGCCGTGCTCAAGATACTCGAAGGCGGAGACGTGGCGTTCCGCCGCAGGCAGGAGATATACGGGCACTAGGCCCCGGCTTTCTCCCTCGGAGCCCACCGAGCTGCGATTGCGAGCGATTCGGCGTTTATTCTGTCGCGGTCGGGGGATATGTGAGTCTCGCGGTGGCAGTTGGGGCACAGCGCAACGCAAGTCCAGACGTGGTCGTTCATCTCGGCCCCGAGGATACTTGCGAATTCCCGAGGGCGGCTCTCAGGAAGTCCTCGACCTCGCCATCGTTGAACGCGCTGAAGTGTGAAACGAGCGGCGCGACAATCGCCTCGGCTCTCCGTTAAGCTGAAAGCATTGAAGCCACATTGCTTTCGTCTGCCTTGGTCGGATTTTTGGCTTCGGCAATTAAGGACGCTTCAAAGAAAGCCTTCACGAGAAGGTCGCAGGCTTGATCGCAACTTACGATCACACGGAGCTGTGACCTAGCGACCTCGGCCAATCCAGTTCCGAACATACGTGGAAGGGAAGCCTCGCCGGCGGCCTCCTCGTCTCCATCTATCGCAATGCTCCGTAGCATGAGGGCGGCCATCATGGATTGCCCATCCTTCGGCTCTCTCTTTTCTCCACCGAACCGGATTTGGTCGAAACGTTCAAAAACAGAAGCAAGGCCGAGGCGCGTCGCCATGTTGCGATCCCATCCCTTGCGTCCACGATATTGATACAGGCGCCATAGATCCGCGTGGGAGTAGGGCCGAGAGCACGAGCGGCCGGCCGCCGCTTCCGCGTCCTCCCAGCGTCGCAAATGGCGTGTCGTCACCTGTAAAATTGCCGCCAGTTCCTTCTGCGAAGGAGGCTGCCTTAAACCCTCGCCAAATGCCGAAAGCCGAGGCTCGCCATTACTGGCGGTCATCGGCTTCCGAACAGGCTGAACAGCTAGTCTCATCGGATT harbors:
- a CDS encoding ATP-dependent DNA helicase; translated protein: MSEKSAADALRSDACLVVVEAPAGCGKTYQAATFAGACAAGLRPGRMLILTHTHAACDVIAKRLSGTQDAEIRTIDSLIVEIGTAYHRAIDLPADVSAWARQSDDGYDQVAQRVDQLVGRAPQIAAALVRRYPVVLCDEHQDSSAHQHGLVMKLRDAGARLRIFGDPMQSIYGKKDEFTAAQAQWKALCAEAQAAERLDVGRRWEKAAPQLGEWIQHAREMLRADRPIDLRGKLPAGLTVFRADNYASGYGNYRLDGKERVPIDKFLDPEGALLVLAPQNRTVGCLRGVFNRRLPIWEGHTRGALDVLVRTVTAHAGKPAEVAAAVLAFLDRVAVGFSASAFGNPFAEEVRTGASKPRRGKPAFIQELARMVLADPTHNGVATMLHRVEELAAEEAAFSGIKIDHQREYREAIQLGGFPDMAQGHAELTRRRSAMRPAPPRKAISTVHKAKGLECDRVLVLPCDKAHFADKPQHRCLLYVALSRPVRQLALVLPTHEVSPLFVI
- a CDS encoding ATP-dependent OLD family endonuclease encodes the protein MSASATPSKPTTLKRLTIERFRGIKSLTWDPVPGVNFVLGGGDAGKTTILEAIALLLSPNASYSISDTDYWERDVEKEFLIEGILSLSDGIPVSHQKQMNWPWHWDGKDIVPAAVEGATGGEPVYRFRVRGTADLELAYEVVQPDNETNSLPATLRRAIGLVRLSGEDRNDRDLRLVQGSALDRMLDDKGFRARAARELADDPVDELLAENAKKALGQLNTAFKGNALPEPLGLGITGGAGMSLNALIGLTAPKGSTSLPLVSWGAGTRRLASLTIAGALHDRSPITLVDELERGLECYRQRKLVRALKDATSQVFVTTHSAAALEAAEGCAFWYLDAGGNIGPLAGAALQRQLLKDPEAFLSRFTVVAEGATEVGFVAALLKRTIDVPLADHGIHITDAGSNEGALDLLQALGKAGLAFGGMADNEGLHSGRWAETKKNLGDKLCRWEKGCLEEEIIACLDDTQIEAFIRDSEDQLTGVRLRTLADRLGLEDKSFAVISAKAGVDLRRVMVEACCGTVPDDKKGAEKSVKRSYQAHAQSWFKSRRGGYELADKVMVMKLWPQLKPVILPFLNAIRTSSGLSAIEDLTA
- a CDS encoding integrase, translated to MKKSLENETTRQSQKSGQEVGKNSAAPTTTHGSLARLKQRIQRNTRKYYGADAAPQYLIRIQCRRHREWFELGADLDAAAKLAREIDQHLRLHGWDATRKKFKPAFESELCDLTVGGYIAIVAQHGQLHPMTLNGYAALFRRIAASIRGITLTGTDKYTGGRKPSKWRQMVDKILLNTITPERVVEWRDAYVARRPAGTEARVRVEHTANSFIRNARSLFAKRVLKRVLTKCPNLALPDPLPFAGVELLSERESDFFYISEVDAKQLIEDAFKELSGNQIIIFILAIGAGMRRNEIDKLPWSHVDLPSGTVTVAPTKYSRLKSDSSVGKIQLELRFAQKLREHASESRDEFVLASDVPPRLDAPQRHYRCKKDFTALCAWLKTKGITRFTNRIHTLRKEFGSHLAQRHGIFAASVGLRHSTIGLTRKYYVSSKIEPTSFFATETAMATPALDVAKLVELVQKAIEQGVIKIPTASAA